The Pseudomonas sp. HOU2 DNA window GAGTTTGTTTTTCAGCTGATCGACCAGCGCCAGCAGCGCCTTGCCGTCCTGACCATCCAGACGTGCGGCCAGAACCTTCACGCCTTTGACGTCGACTGCCGAGTTCGACAGATCGTCGCCCGCGGCGCTGGCGGCCTTGGCCTGCAACTGCTCGAGTTGCTTTTCCAGCGCGCGGTTGCGCTCCAGCACAGCCGACAGCTTGTCGATCAGATTGTCGCGGCTACCTTTGACCAGGTTGGCCGCTTCCTTGAGTTGTTCTTCAGCAGCGTTCAAGTAGGCCAGTGCCGCAGCACCGGTGACTGCCTCGATACGACGCACGCCCGATGCCACACCGCCTTCGCTGATGATTTTCAGCAGGCCGATGTCGCCGGTACGGTTGGCGTGGATACCGCCACACAGCTCGACGGAGAAATCGCCGCCCATGCTCAGCACGCGCACGTTGTCGCCGTACTTCTCGCCGAACAGCGCCATCGCGCCTTTCTGCTTGGCGGTCTCGATGTCGGTCTCTTCGGTTTCAACCGCGGAGTTCTTGCGGATCTCGGCGTTGACGATGTCTTCCAGCGCCTTGATCTGCTCAGGCTTGATCGCTTCAAAGTGGCTGAAGTCGAAGCGCAGACGCTGGCTATCCACCAACGAACCCTTCTGCTGAACGTGCTCGCCCAGTACCTGACGCAGCGCAGCGTGCAGCAGGTGCGTGGCCGAGTGGTTCAGCGAAGTCGCGTGACGCACCTCGGCATCGACGTGGGTTTCCACTGGCGCGCCGATGGTCAGGCTGCCCGAATCCAGCACGCCGTGGTGCAGGAACGCGCCGCCGGTCTTGGTGGTGTCACGGACGTCGAAACGCGCGCTGCCCGCCTGGAGGAAACCGCAGTCGCCGATCTGACCGCCGGACTCAGCGTAGAACGGCGTCTGGTTCAGCACGATCACCGCCTCTTCGCCTTCATTCAAGACGTCGACCGACTGGCCATCTTTATAGATGGCGACGATTTTTGCCGAACCACTGGTGTCTTTGTAGCCGGTGAACTCGGTGGCCACATCCACCTTGACCAGGGTGTTGTAGTCCAGACCGAACGAGCTGGCGGAACGCGCACGAACACGCTGGGCTTCCATTTCACGTTCAAAGCCGACCTCGTCGACGGTCAGGCCGCGCTCGCGAGCGATGTCAGCCGTAAGATCCATCGGGAAACCGTAGGTGTCGTAGAGTTTGAACACCACGTCGCCCGGCACCACGGTGCCTTTGAGTTCCAGCAGATCCTGCTCGAGGATCTTCAAACCGTGCTCCAGGGTCTTGGAGAACTGCTCTTCTTCAGCCTTCAGTACGCGCTCGATGTTGCTCTGCTGCGACTTCAGTTCCGGGAAGGCTTCGCCCATCTCGGCGACCAGCGCCGCGACGATCTTGTAGAAGAAGCTGCCGGTAGCGCCCAGCTTGTTGCCGTGACGGCAGGCGCGACGAATGATCCGGCGCAGCACATAACCGCGACCTTCGTTGGACGGCAGCACGCCGTCGGCAATCAGGAAGCCGCAAGAACGGATGTGGTCGGACACCACTTTGAGCGACGATTGATCGCCATTTTCGCAACCGATCGCTTCGGCCGAGGCCTTCAGCAGGTTCTTGAACAGGTCAATGTCGTAGTTGGAATTGACGTGCTGCATCACCGCACTGATCCGCTCCAGGCCCATGCCGGTGTCGACCGACGGCGCTGGCAACGGATGCAACACGCCATCGGCGGTGCGGTTGAACTGCATGAACACGTTGTTCCAGATCTCGATGTAACGGTCGCCGTCTTCTTCCGGCGAACCCGGTGGGCCGCCCCAGATGTGGTCGCCGTGATCGTAGAAAATCTCGGTGCACGGGCCGCACGGGCCGGTATCGCCCATGGTCCAGAAGTTGTCGGACGCGTAAGGCGCACCTTTGTTGTCGCCGATGCGGATCATGCGCTCGACCGGCACGCCGATCTGCTTGGTCCAGATGTCATACGCTTCGTCGTCGGAGGCGTAAACGGTGACCCAGAGTTTTTCCTTCGGCAGTTTCAGAACGCCGGTCAGGAAGGTCCAGGCGAAGGTAATCGCGTCGTGCTTGAAATAGTCACCGAAGCTGAAGTTACCGAGCATTTCGAAGAAGGTGTGGTGACGAGCGGTATAACCGACGTTTTCCAGGTCGCTGTTCTTGCCACCGGCACGCACGCACTTCTGGCTGCTGGTTGCGCGGGTGTACGCGCGCTTTTCCTGGCCCAGGAAGCAGTCCTTGAACTGGTTCATCCCCGCGTTGGTGAACAGCAGGGTTGGGTCGTTGCCCGGAATCAAAGAGCTGGAGGCTACACGGGTGTGGCCTTGCTCTTCGAAGAAGCGAAGGAAGGCTTCACGGATTTCTGCGCTTTTCATTAGGTTCTTCCACGGAGGCTGCGGCCAAAGGCCTGTACGAAACGTCAACAGACGAAACGACGGCAAAGGGCCGCATTATATCGGCCCTTCGCGCGGGGTACAGCGTGTTTATACGATAGTAACGGTCAATTGGACGGCTAACGCTGTCACTTGCGCGAAAACTCGACGAATGTCGCGATCACTTGCTCGATTTGCGAGCGACTGACGTCCATGTGCGTGACCATGCGCAAGCGCGCCGCGGCGCTCAACTTGATCCCGCGTTCGGCGGCAAACGCCTTGAGCGCTTCAGCCTGATCGCCCATTTGCACGTAAACCATGTTGGTCTGCACCGGCTCGACGCTGAACCCGGCTTCGCGCAAGCCTTCAGCCAAAAACTGCGCGTTGGCATGGTCATCCGCCAGGCGCTCGACGTGGTGATCCAGCGCATACAGCCCCGCCGCTGCCAGCAACCCGGCCTGACGCATGCCGCCGCCGACCATTTTGCGCAGGCGGCGGGCCTTGCCAATCAGTTGCTCAGTGCCACACAGCACCGAGCCGACCGGCGCGCCAAGCCCCTTGGACAGGCACACCGACACCGAATCAAAATGTTGCGTGATCTCGCGGGCATCGACGCCCAGCTTGACCGCCGCGTTGTACAGGCGCGCGCCGTCGAGGTGCAGTTGCAAGCCTTTATCCTGAGTGAATCGGCGCGCTCGGGCCAGATAATCCAGCGGCAGCACTTTGCCCTGCATGGTGTTTTCCAGCGCCAGCAGCCGGGTACGGGCGAAGTGGAAGTCATCGGGCTTGATCGCCGCAGCGACCTGATCCAGATCCAGCGAACCGTCGGCCTGCACCTCCAGCGGTTGCGGCTGGATCGAACCGAGTACCGCCGCGCCACCGCCTTCGTACTTATAGGTGTGCGCCTGCTGGCCGACGATGTATTCGTCGCCACGTTCGCAGTGCGCCATCAGTCCCAGCAGATTGCTCATGGTGCCGGTCGGCACGAACAGCGCGGCGGCGAAACCCAGACGCTTTGCCAATTCCGCCTCCAGACGATTGACCGTCGGATCTTCGCCGTACACATCGTCACCGGTGGCCGCCGCAGTCATCGCGTCGAGCATGGCAGGAGTCGGTTGGGTGACGGTGTCGCTGCGAAGATCGATAACGCTCATGAACCTGGCCTCGGAGTCAGCAGGGGAAATCCCTTTTCGAAGGTGAATTACTGCGGTCATGGCGCGGATTAATCAACCCTTGAGCGAGTAAAAAGGCACTTATTCCTTGAGAGGGCACAACCCTGTGGGAACGCCGCCCGGAACAAGCCCGCTCCCACATGGTTCTGTGCAAGGCCGGAAAATATGTGATAAAAACGCTGCGCCGCCCGACAAAGGGCGGCAAAAACGTTCTCAGGGCGGGGTGCAATTCCCCACCGGCGGTAATTGCGCGCAATGCGCATAGCCCGCGAGCGCTTGGCGACGCGCACGGCAAAGGCTGTGATCGGCGACAAGGTCAGCAGACCCGGTGTGATTCCGGGGCCGACGGTCATAGTCCGGATGAAGAGAGAACGGGATTGACACCAAAGGGCCGCCTGCGCACTGCTGTGCTCGCGCGTACCCTTGAAATCCCTTTCGATTCATAACGCCCTGTTTTTCACACAAACAGGAGTCAGAACATGCAACCCACCGCTATCGACAGCAAAACCAAACACCCTCACGGCGAGCGCGTTGCGTTCATCCAGGCCTGCTGGCACAAGGAAATCGTCGACCAGAGCCGTAAAGGCTTCGTCGCCGAGATGCTGGCCCAGGGTTATCAGGAATCGGACATCGATTTCTTCGAAGTCGGCGGCGCCTTTGAAATGCCCCTGCACGCCAAGTTGCTGGCCAAGACCGGTCGTTACGCCGGTATCGTCGCCGCAGCCCTGGTGGTGGACGGCGGCATCTACCGTCACGAGTTCGTCGCCCAGTCAGTGGTCAGCGGCCTGATGCAGGTGCAGCTGGAAACCGAAGTGCCGGTGTTCTCGGTGTCCCTGACCCCGCACCACTTCCATGCCGGTGACGAACATCAGAAGTTCTTCTTCGAACACTTCGTGCACAAGGGTCAGGAAGCGGCGCGCACTTGCGCGGATACGTTGCAGAAGGTTCGTGCGTTGCGTCGCACAGAGCCGCGTGCAGTCGCCGTCTGATCCAAATTCAAAACCTGTAGGAGCTGTCGAGTGAAACGAGGCTGCGATCTTTTGATTTTCTAAAAACAAGATCAAAAGATCGCAGCCTTCGGCAGCTCCTACAGGGCTTTTTGTCAGATGAGGATGGCGTCAGGCGAGATGTTCGTCGGTGGTCGGTACGATCAGGATGCCCGCACGCAAGCCGTTCTTGACCTTGGGATTAGGGAAAATGATCCGCGCGCCCTCTTCCTCGATGATCCAGCGGGTATTGGCCAGGTCTTCGGCCAGCACATAACCCACATCCAGCTCGGAAAAGTTTTCGATGTCCGCCGGCAGGTTCAGGCGGAATGCATCGCTGTGCTTGATGATTTCCCGGGCGACGCTGAACAGCTGCAATCCATCCAGCCCCTCTGCCGCCAGATCCGGCTCATTGCCCTCGATGATCTGCTTCAGACGGGTTTCCAGCCGCGACACATCCACCCCTTCGTTCTGTCCGAACGGCCGTGCCTTGCCCAGCTCCAGGGTGAAAGCCTCGGCGCCGAGCTTGTCGTAGGTGTAGGAGCTGAACACGATCGACGGCTTGTTCTGCAGCAGTACCGCTTCCATGCCGGCAGCGCGTAAACGTGCCAGTTCGCGGCGCGAATGCTGACGACCGTCCTTCCACGGGTACAGCGCGAACTGTTCGATCTTCGAACCACGAATGGCGGTGTGCAGGTCGTAGTGCAGACGCTGACGGTCCGGCAGGCTGAAGAAACTCGCCGCCAGACGTTCCAGCTCACAGGCGCGGATGGCTTCGGAACCGCTGGTTTGTTCATGCCGGCCGTTGAACAGCCGATTGACGTCCTGCTCGACGAAGCGCTCGCCCTTGCGGATCGCTTCCGGGTTGCCGAACAGGAACAGAATGCGTGCACGCGGCTTCAGATCGCCGCGAGCGATGTCATGCAGCAGGCGGTCGAGCAATTCGATTGGCGCTGTTTCATTGCCATGGATGCCTGCCGACAGCAGCAGGTCCAGGCCATTGTCACGCGCTTCGGGCGGCCGGACTTCCAGCGCACCCTCGCTCAACCAGCGCATACGCACGCCTTCGACAGTCAGTTGAGTCTTCTCCGCCGGTTCGCGGCCGGCGAGGGTCAGTTCAAGCAGTTTGCCGAGGGCGAGCATAGAGCGGTTTCCTTAGTGATCGTGGTTGCAATCCGGGCCGTGCACGTGATCTTCGTCGCCGACTTCAGCCGGTTCCATTTCCAGTTGCAGACTTACCAGATTAGTTGCCAATGGGCGCAGCAGGAGGTTGGCGTACTCTTCGTCACCTTCCTCGACGTCCACACCGATCAACAGCTGGCCACGGCCGTCCTGCTGGATCCACAGCTCTCTGCCTTGCCACATGACCGCGACGCGGGTGCAGGAAGTTTCCAGTTGCTTGCCGTCGGTGTCTTCAAGGATCAGCTGCAGGGAATCGCTCATGTTTTTACTCTCTTGGGGAGACAAGCCGCGCGCCGCGTTCAGGCAACGCGCCGGCCATCAATTGATCTGGAAGGGATAAACCGCGCCCAGTTTAAGGATTTGCGTCAGTTCATCCAGTGCCGTCCGGCATTCAAGCAGCAACTGCGGGTCCGCCAGATCGCTTTCGCTCAGGCGGTCGCGGTAGTGCTTTTCAACCCATGCGGTCAACGAACCGTACAACGGGGCCGTCATGATAACCCCTGGGTTGACCGCCGCCAGCTCGGTTTCGTTGAGCGCGACGCGCAGTCGCAGGCACGCCGGGCCACCGCCGTTCTGCATGCTTTGCTTGAGGTCGAAGACTTTGACTTCGCGGATCAGACCGCCGGAGCTGGTCAGACCTTGCAGGTAGTTCCACACGCGTTCGTTGCCACGGCATTCTTCCGGCACGATCAGCAGCATCGAGCCGTCAGGACGCGACAGCAACTGGCTGTTGAACAGGTAGGAGCGCACCGCGTCGTCCACGGTGACCGCCGAACGCGGCACGCAGACCGACTGGAACTTGCCGCCAACCTTGGCCAGTTTGCCCTGCAGCTCGGCCAGCATCTGCTCGGTGTCGAGGAACGCGTCCTCGTGATAGAACAGCACCTCGCCGTTACCCACCGCGATCACGTCGTTGTGGAATACGCCCTGATCGATCACCGCCGGGTTCTGCTGCGCATAAACCACGCCCTCGTCACGCAGACCGTGCAGACGCGCCACCGCTTGCGACGCTTCCAGGGTCTGGCGCGCCGGGTACTTCTGCGGCGCCGGGTAACGGGTGTCGAACGCACTGCGCCCGAACACGAAGAACTCGACACCGGCCTCGCCGTACTCACGGCAGAAACGCGTGTGGTTGGCCGCGCCTTCGTCACCGAACTGCGCCACCGCCGGCAACGCGGCGTGATGGGCGAAGTGTTGCTGATCGGCAAACATCGCACCGAGCACACGACTGGTGGTCGGGTGTTCGATGCTGCGGTGGTATTTGCAATTGAGGTTGGCGGCGGTGAAGTGCACGCGGCCATCAGCGGTGTCGGCACTCGGGCTGACCGTGGCGGCGTTGGCCACCCACATGCTCGACGCCGAGCAGCTTGCGACCAGCAACGGCATGGCTTCTTTCGCGGCGCGCTCGATCACTTGCGCGTCGGTGCCGCTGAAACCCAGACGGCGCAGAGCGGCCACGTCCGGACGCTCCTGCGGCGCCAGCACGCCTTGCTGAAAGCCCATTTCCATCAGCGCTTTCATTTTCGCCAGACCTTGCAGCGCCGCTTCCTTCGGGTTCGAGGACTGCTGGCTGTTGCTCTGGGACGCAACGTTGCCGTAGGACAGACCACCGTAGTTATGGGTCGGCCCCACTAGACCGTCAAAATTGACTTCATAGGATTTCATCAGCGAGGCTCCACGAGAATCTGTTGTTATAGGCTTCAGTAACTATTCTTTAAGACCGCGGCGCGGCCATCGCTGGCAAGCCAGCTCCCACAGTGATCGCGTCGTACACAAAATGTGTGAACGCCTGCGATCCTGTGGGAGCTGGCTTGCCAGCGATAGGCATCACGCCATTTTCACGCCAGGCGTCAGGGCCGCCGGCAACACCAGGCTCGGCGTTTCCAGCGAGGCCACCGGGTACGCGCAGTAATCTGCCGCGTAGTAGGCGCTGGCGCGATGGTTGCCCGAAGCGCCGACACCGCCGAACGGCGCGCTGCTCGCAGCACCGGTCAGTTGCTTGTTCCAGTTGACGATACCGGCGCGGCTTTCCAGCCAGAACTGCTGATAACGATCCTCGGAATCCGACAGCAAACCCGCCGCCAGGCCATAAGCGGTGGCGTTGGCCTCGCTGATCGCCGCAGCGAAATCGGCGTAGCGAATCACCTGCAGCAATGGGCCGAACAGTTCTTCGTCCGGACGCTCGGCCACGGCGGTCACATCGAGAATGCCCGGAGTCAGCAACGCCGATTGCGCTTGCGGCTGAGTCATCGCCAACAGCGACACTGCGCCGTTAGCCAACAGATGTTCTTGAGCGTCCATCAGCGCTTTTGCCGCGCCAAGGGAAATCACCGAGCCCATGAACGGCGCTGGCTGCTGATCGAACGCACCGACTTCGATGGTCGCGCTGACTTCCACCAGACGCTTGAGCAGGCTGTCGCCCCACGCGCCTTGCGGCACCAGCAGACGACGGGCACAGGTGCAGCGCTGACCGGCGGAGATGAAAGCCGACTGAATGATCGTGTACACCGCTGCGTCCAGATCAGCCACTTCATCAACTACCAGCGGATTGTTGCCGCCCATTTCCAGCGCAAGAATCTTGTCCGGACGCCCGGCAAATTGCTGATGCAGGTGATTGCCGGTGCGGCTGGAACCGGTGAAGAACAGACCGTCGATGCCCGGGTTCGCCGCCAGCGCGATACCGGTTTCGCGAGCGCCTTGCAGCAGGTTCAACACGCCGGCCGGCAGACCGGCTTCGATCCAGCACTTGACCGTCAGCTCGGCGACTTTCGGCGTCAGCTCGCTTGGCTTGAACAGCACGCTGTTACCGGCCAGCAGCGCCGGCACGATGTGGCCGTTCGGCAAATGGCCGGGGAAGTTGTAAGGGCCGAATACCGCCACCACACCATGTGGCTTGTGGCGCAGTACGGCGGTGGCGTCGCCCAGCGGGCCGCTCTTCTCGCCGGTACGTTCGCGGTAGCTCTGCACCGAGATCGCGATCTTGTTGACCATGCTGGTGACTTCGGTCGCGGCTTCCCACAGTGGCTTGCCGGTTTCCTCACCGATGGTGCGGGCCAGCTCGTC harbors:
- the ltaE gene encoding low-specificity L-threonine aldolase, whose product is MSVIDLRSDTVTQPTPAMLDAMTAAATGDDVYGEDPTVNRLEAELAKRLGFAAALFVPTGTMSNLLGLMAHCERGDEYIVGQQAHTYKYEGGGAAVLGSIQPQPLEVQADGSLDLDQVAAAIKPDDFHFARTRLLALENTMQGKVLPLDYLARARRFTQDKGLQLHLDGARLYNAAVKLGVDAREITQHFDSVSVCLSKGLGAPVGSVLCGTEQLIGKARRLRKMVGGGMRQAGLLAAAGLYALDHHVERLADDHANAQFLAEGLREAGFSVEPVQTNMVYVQMGDQAEALKAFAAERGIKLSAAARLRMVTHMDVSRSQIEQVIATFVEFSRK
- the astE gene encoding succinylglutamate desuccinylase, which translates into the protein MLALGKLLELTLAGREPAEKTQLTVEGVRMRWLSEGALEVRPPEARDNGLDLLLSAGIHGNETAPIELLDRLLHDIARGDLKPRARILFLFGNPEAIRKGERFVEQDVNRLFNGRHEQTSGSEAIRACELERLAASFFSLPDRQRLHYDLHTAIRGSKIEQFALYPWKDGRQHSRRELARLRAAGMEAVLLQNKPSIVFSSYTYDKLGAEAFTLELGKARPFGQNEGVDVSRLETRLKQIIEGNEPDLAAEGLDGLQLFSVAREIIKHSDAFRLNLPADIENFSELDVGYVLAEDLANTRWIIEEEGARIIFPNPKVKNGLRAGILIVPTTDEHLA
- the astD gene encoding succinylglutamate-semialdehyde dehydrogenase; translation: MMNSLYIAGEWLAGQGEAFQSLNPVTQQVLWSGEGATAAQVESAVQAARQAFPGWARRSLDERISVLEAFAAALKNHSDELARTIGEETGKPLWEAATEVTSMVNKIAISVQSYRERTGEKSGPLGDATAVLRHKPHGVVAVFGPYNFPGHLPNGHIVPALLAGNSVLFKPSELTPKVAELTVKCWIEAGLPAGVLNLLQGARETGIALAANPGIDGLFFTGSSRTGNHLHQQFAGRPDKILALEMGGNNPLVVDEVADLDAAVYTIIQSAFISAGQRCTCARRLLVPQGAWGDSLLKRLVEVSATIEVGAFDQQPAPFMGSVISLGAAKALMDAQEHLLANGAVSLLAMTQPQAQSALLTPGILDVTAVAERPDEELFGPLLQVIRYADFAAAISEANATAYGLAAGLLSDSEDRYQQFWLESRAGIVNWNKQLTGAASSAPFGGVGASGNHRASAYYAADYCAYPVASLETPSLVLPAALTPGVKMA
- a CDS encoding 6,7-dimethyl-8-ribityllumazine synthase; amino-acid sequence: MQPTAIDSKTKHPHGERVAFIQACWHKEIVDQSRKGFVAEMLAQGYQESDIDFFEVGGAFEMPLHAKLLAKTGRYAGIVAAALVVDGGIYRHEFVAQSVVSGLMQVQLETEVPVFSVSLTPHHFHAGDEHQKFFFEHFVHKGQEAARTCADTLQKVRALRRTEPRAVAV
- a CDS encoding topoisomerase II; the protein is MSDSLQLILEDTDGKQLETSCTRVAVMWQGRELWIQQDGRGQLLIGVDVEEGDEEYANLLLRPLATNLVSLQLEMEPAEVGDEDHVHGPDCNHDH
- the alaS gene encoding alanine--tRNA ligase, coding for MKSAEIREAFLRFFEEQGHTRVASSSLIPGNDPTLLFTNAGMNQFKDCFLGQEKRAYTRATSSQKCVRAGGKNSDLENVGYTARHHTFFEMLGNFSFGDYFKHDAITFAWTFLTGVLKLPKEKLWVTVYASDDEAYDIWTKQIGVPVERMIRIGDNKGAPYASDNFWTMGDTGPCGPCTEIFYDHGDHIWGGPPGSPEEDGDRYIEIWNNVFMQFNRTADGVLHPLPAPSVDTGMGLERISAVMQHVNSNYDIDLFKNLLKASAEAIGCENGDQSSLKVVSDHIRSCGFLIADGVLPSNEGRGYVLRRIIRRACRHGNKLGATGSFFYKIVAALVAEMGEAFPELKSQQSNIERVLKAEEEQFSKTLEHGLKILEQDLLELKGTVVPGDVVFKLYDTYGFPMDLTADIARERGLTVDEVGFEREMEAQRVRARSASSFGLDYNTLVKVDVATEFTGYKDTSGSAKIVAIYKDGQSVDVLNEGEEAVIVLNQTPFYAESGGQIGDCGFLQAGSARFDVRDTTKTGGAFLHHGVLDSGSLTIGAPVETHVDAEVRHATSLNHSATHLLHAALRQVLGEHVQQKGSLVDSQRLRFDFSHFEAIKPEQIKALEDIVNAEIRKNSAVETEETDIETAKQKGAMALFGEKYGDNVRVLSMGGDFSVELCGGIHANRTGDIGLLKIISEGGVASGVRRIEAVTGAAALAYLNAAEEQLKEAANLVKGSRDNLIDKLSAVLERNRALEKQLEQLQAKAASAAGDDLSNSAVDVKGVKVLAARLDGQDGKALLALVDQLKNKLGRAVILLGSVHEEKVVLVAGVTKDLTGQLKAGDLMKQAAAAVGGKGGGRPDMAQGGGVDAGALDGALALTVPFVEQGL
- the astB gene encoding N-succinylarginine dihydrolase, with amino-acid sequence MKSYEVNFDGLVGPTHNYGGLSYGNVASQSNSQQSSNPKEAALQGLAKMKALMEMGFQQGVLAPQERPDVAALRRLGFSGTDAQVIERAAKEAMPLLVASCSASSMWVANAATVSPSADTADGRVHFTAANLNCKYHRSIEHPTTSRVLGAMFADQQHFAHHAALPAVAQFGDEGAANHTRFCREYGEAGVEFFVFGRSAFDTRYPAPQKYPARQTLEASQAVARLHGLRDEGVVYAQQNPAVIDQGVFHNDVIAVGNGEVLFYHEDAFLDTEQMLAELQGKLAKVGGKFQSVCVPRSAVTVDDAVRSYLFNSQLLSRPDGSMLLIVPEECRGNERVWNYLQGLTSSGGLIREVKVFDLKQSMQNGGGPACLRLRVALNETELAAVNPGVIMTAPLYGSLTAWVEKHYRDRLSESDLADPQLLLECRTALDELTQILKLGAVYPFQIN